One window of the Mycobacterium xenopi genome contains the following:
- a CDS encoding Rv1535 family protein, whose protein sequence is MTAVLYDEVVTTAPAPRLTAAPKLTVAPAPKEAAPKKASRRIDSDPFGGGDPLVTGAARLLSIPLRHLYAALWRVGVLEVGA, encoded by the coding sequence ATGACCGCTGTTCTGTACGACGAGGTGGTGACGACAGCACCCGCCCCCCGGCTGACGGCAGCTCCCAAGCTGACCGTGGCCCCCGCGCCGAAGGAAGCCGCGCCGAAGAAGGCGTCGCGGCGCATCGACTCCGACCCCTTCGGTGGCGGCGACCCGTTGGTCACCGGGGCTGCTCGTCTGTTGAGCATTCCGCTGCGTCACCTATACGCAGCGCTGTGGCGGGTTGGGGTGCTCGAGGTCGGGGCGTAG
- a CDS encoding lipase family protein, which produces MAFDALFARDVALPLAAAAYSVLSGSPAVLPTGFVKTALIRADGAALTAMTDPHPAVTAMTKDTDLFGLLGHNPASRTAFVSFRGSADLADWLADIDALPQPYLPIAGFGHVHAGFQQVYELVRESVAANLAAATAGTDQILVTGHSLGAALAVLAAPDICRNMPPNTIEPRLVTFAGPRVGLSDFAAAFNAAIESCYRVVNFLDIVPHVPPSPYVHVGVEIDVDSGGAIDVAWRHSLTAYRDGLTALIAAASA; this is translated from the coding sequence GTGGCCTTCGACGCGTTGTTCGCTCGCGACGTGGCCCTGCCGTTGGCGGCGGCCGCCTACAGCGTGCTCAGCGGTAGTCCCGCGGTCTTGCCGACTGGATTCGTGAAAACCGCATTGATCCGCGCCGACGGCGCTGCGCTGACCGCGATGACCGATCCGCACCCCGCGGTGACCGCGATGACCAAGGACACCGACCTCTTCGGCCTGTTGGGTCATAACCCGGCCAGCCGCACCGCGTTCGTGTCGTTTCGCGGCAGCGCGGATCTGGCGGATTGGCTGGCTGACATCGATGCCCTTCCCCAGCCCTACCTCCCGATCGCGGGATTCGGGCACGTCCATGCCGGCTTCCAGCAGGTCTATGAGTTGGTCCGCGAAAGCGTCGCCGCCAACCTGGCTGCGGCCACTGCTGGGACCGACCAGATTCTGGTCACTGGGCACAGTCTGGGCGCCGCGCTGGCTGTGCTGGCCGCGCCGGACATCTGCCGCAACATGCCGCCGAACACCATCGAGCCGCGACTCGTCACCTTCGCCGGCCCGCGGGTCGGGTTGAGCGACTTCGCGGCCGCGTTCAACGCTGCGATCGAAAGTTGTTATCGGGTGGTGAATTTCCTCGACATCGTGCCGCACGTGCCGCCGTCACCGTACGTGCATGTCGGGGTGGAGATCGACGTCGACAGCGGCGGGGCGATCGACGTCGCCTGGCGCCACAGTTTGACGGCCTACCGGGACGGGTTGACCGCACTCATCGCCGCGGCATCTGCCTAG
- a CDS encoding DUF559 domain-containing protein, translated as MATTPFVGTEALRAGKVTERELRRSCTRIYRNVYQRQDAELTARDRAIAAWLWSGKKAVVAGNSAAALLGAKWVDPHEPAELITDRKRPPPLIITRNETLLCGETTSVDGVAVTSPARTAFDIGRRPGFQTAAIRIDALAQATGMSISEVQPLIDIHRGARGIKQLRRVLPLVDAGAESPQETRTRLVLIAGGLPRPQTQIVVGKYRIDMGWEEWRVGVEYDGPQHWTDPWIRANDIERTVKLERLGWRLVRVSSEMLRHRPHVIVARAREALHAAGCPL; from the coding sequence ATGGCGACCACACCGTTCGTCGGCACCGAAGCACTCCGCGCGGGAAAGGTAACTGAACGTGAGCTGCGGCGGTCCTGCACGCGTATCTACCGCAACGTCTACCAGCGTCAGGACGCCGAGCTCACCGCGCGAGATCGCGCGATCGCCGCATGGCTGTGGTCGGGCAAGAAGGCGGTCGTTGCCGGCAACTCTGCGGCCGCACTACTCGGTGCGAAGTGGGTCGACCCGCACGAGCCCGCCGAACTGATCACCGATCGCAAGCGCCCGCCGCCGCTGATCATCACCCGCAACGAGACGCTGCTGTGCGGCGAGACCACGTCGGTCGACGGTGTTGCCGTGACGTCGCCCGCTCGCACCGCGTTCGACATTGGGCGGCGTCCCGGTTTCCAGACGGCCGCCATTCGCATCGATGCTTTGGCGCAAGCCACCGGGATGAGCATCAGTGAAGTTCAGCCGCTGATCGACATCCATCGTGGCGCTCGCGGCATCAAACAGCTGCGACGCGTGCTCCCGTTGGTCGACGCCGGCGCCGAGTCACCGCAGGAGACACGGACACGACTGGTACTGATCGCGGGTGGTCTGCCCAGGCCGCAGACCCAGATCGTGGTGGGCAAGTACCGCATCGACATGGGTTGGGAGGAATGGCGCGTCGGCGTGGAATACGACGGCCCTCAACACTGGACCGACCCATGGATCCGCGCTAACGACATCGAGCGCACGGTCAAACTCGAGCGCTTGGGCTGGCGGCTGGTACGGGTGAGCTCCGAAATGTTGCGGCACCGTCCACACGTCATCGTCGCGCGGGCCCGAGAGGCGCTTCACGCCGCGGGATGCCCACTCTAG
- a CDS encoding class I SAM-dependent methyltransferase, whose product MAMNLCHRVCCSSNRYFKAVENRLLPWVLADVDLGDDVLEIGPGYGANIRVLIDKAARYAAVEIDQAMAERLRATYGDRARIIHGDGTDTGLPADNFSSVVCFTMLHHIPTAALQDRLFTEAFRVLRPGGVFAGSDSAASILFRILHFRDTCNPVSPHTLPNRLQAAGFRDIDVDSRGGRMRWRAVKP is encoded by the coding sequence ATGGCGATGAATCTGTGTCACCGGGTGTGCTGCAGCTCCAACCGCTACTTCAAGGCGGTCGAGAACCGGCTGCTGCCATGGGTTCTGGCCGATGTGGATCTCGGCGACGACGTGCTGGAGATCGGACCTGGCTACGGCGCCAACATCCGGGTGCTGATCGACAAAGCCGCACGCTACGCCGCCGTCGAGATCGACCAGGCGATGGCCGAGCGGCTGCGCGCCACCTACGGTGACCGGGCACGGATCATCCACGGCGACGGCACTGACACCGGCTTGCCGGCCGACAATTTCAGCTCGGTGGTGTGCTTCACCATGCTGCACCACATCCCGACCGCGGCATTGCAAGACCGCCTGTTCACCGAAGCGTTCCGGGTGCTGCGGCCCGGCGGGGTGTTCGCCGGCAGCGACAGCGCGGCGTCGATTTTATTCCGGATTTTGCATTTCCGCGACACCTGTAACCCGGTGTCACCCCATACCCTGCCGAATCGGTTACAAGCCGCGGGTTTTCGCGACATCGACGTCGACTCCCGCGGCGGCCGCATGCGCTGGCGCGCGGTCAAGCCTTAG
- a CDS encoding amino acid-binding protein, whose protein sequence is MATDLTLYLDDEPGELARVGDVLGKAGVNIAGLCALSSGGGQSEVHILVHDATPAFEALQGAGIKIVEEQEVIVLDIEDRPGALAEVVHKLGDAKVNLETAYLATHTRLVLGADNLADAKAALG, encoded by the coding sequence ATGGCGACCGATCTGACGCTCTATCTTGACGACGAGCCGGGGGAGCTGGCCAGGGTCGGCGACGTGCTCGGCAAAGCGGGCGTCAACATCGCCGGGCTGTGTGCGCTCAGCAGCGGTGGCGGCCAGTCCGAAGTGCACATCCTGGTTCACGACGCCACACCGGCCTTCGAAGCGCTACAGGGGGCCGGAATCAAGATCGTCGAAGAGCAGGAAGTCATCGTCCTCGACATCGAAGACCGGCCAGGCGCCCTCGCCGAGGTGGTCCACAAGCTCGGCGACGCAAAGGTCAACTTGGAGACCGCTTACCTGGCCACCCACACCCGTCTCGTGTTGGGCGCGGATAACCTCGCCGACGCGAAGGCGGCCCTGGGCTGA
- the ileS gene encoding isoleucine--tRNA ligase, which yields MAQETTQVSEHSYPKLGSGAPDFPALEAEVLDYWARDDTFRASIARRAEAEEYVFYDGPPFANGLPHYGHLLTGYVKDIVPRYRTMRGYKVERRFGWDTHGLPAELEVERQLGITDKSQIDAMGVAAFNEACRESVSRYTDEWRAYVTRQARWVDFDNDYKTLDLPYMESVIWAFKQLWDKGLVYEGYRVLPYCWRDETPLSNHELRMDDDVYQSRQDPAITVGFAVPDGELAGTYLLVWTTTPWTLPSNQAVAVNPDVTYVQVRAGERRYVLAEGRLGAYARELGDEPEVLGRYRGADLLGQRYLPPFAYFMDSPKAFRVLAGDFVTTEDGTGIVHLAPAYGEDDMAVADEVGIAAVTPVDSNGRFDATVPDYQGQHVFDANAHIIRDLKNGTGPAAANGAVLLRHDTYEHPYPHCWRCRNPLIYRAVSSWFVKVTEFRDRMVELNQQITWYPEHVKDGQFGNWLQGARDWSISRNRYWGTPIPVWVSDDPAYRRIDVYGSLDELERDFGVRPDNLHRPYIDELVRPNPDDPSGRSTMRRIPDVFDVWFDSGSMPYAQVHYPFENRAWFETHYPGDFIVEYIGQTRGWFYTLHVLATALFDRPAFKTCVAHGIVLGYDGQKMSKSLRNYPDVNEVFDRDGSDAMRWFLMSSPILRGGNLIVTEPGIREGVRQVMLPFWNAYSFLALYAPKVGNWRTDSSHVLDRYILAKLAALRDYLTEAMDVYDIAGACEQLRQFTEALTNWYVRRSRQRFWDEDADAIDTLHTVLEVTARLAAPLLPLTTEVIWRGITGERSVHLTDWPSADALPADAELVATMDQVREVCSAASSLRKAKKLRVRLPLPKLTVAVPDPQRLEPFSGLIADELNVKQVELTDAVDTYGRFELTVNARVAGPRLGKQVQAAIKAVKAGEGVVNPDGTLTAGPAVLQPDEYSSRLVATDPEFTAALPDGAGLVVLDAAVTPELEAEGWAKDRIRELQELRKSTGLDVSDRISVVMSVPAERADWARTHRELIAREILATSFEFGEPPDGVEIGDGVRVAISKL from the coding sequence ATGGCACAGGAGACGACGCAAGTGAGCGAGCACAGCTATCCCAAACTGGGCAGCGGGGCACCCGACTTCCCGGCGTTGGAAGCCGAGGTTCTCGACTACTGGGCGCGCGACGACACCTTCCGCGCCAGCATCGCCCGCCGCGCGGAGGCCGAAGAATACGTGTTCTACGACGGGCCGCCGTTCGCCAACGGCCTCCCGCACTACGGGCATCTGCTCACCGGCTACGTCAAAGACATCGTGCCCCGGTATCGGACCATGCGCGGCTACAAGGTGGAGCGCCGTTTCGGCTGGGACACCCACGGGCTGCCGGCCGAACTCGAAGTCGAGCGCCAGCTCGGCATCACCGACAAATCGCAGATCGACGCGATGGGCGTTGCGGCATTCAACGAAGCCTGCCGCGAATCGGTGTCGCGCTACACCGACGAATGGCGCGCCTACGTCACCCGTCAAGCCCGGTGGGTGGACTTCGACAACGACTACAAGACGCTCGACCTGCCCTACATGGAGTCGGTGATCTGGGCGTTCAAGCAGCTGTGGGACAAGGGCCTGGTTTACGAGGGTTACCGCGTACTGCCGTATTGCTGGCGTGATGAAACGCCGCTGTCCAACCACGAGCTGCGGATGGACGACGACGTCTACCAGAGCCGCCAAGACCCGGCCATCACAGTCGGATTCGCCGTGCCCGACGGCGAATTGGCGGGCACATACCTGCTGGTGTGGACGACGACACCGTGGACGTTGCCGTCCAACCAGGCGGTCGCCGTCAACCCCGACGTGACCTACGTGCAGGTGCGGGCAGGGGAGCGGCGCTATGTGCTGGCCGAGGGCCGGCTGGGTGCTTACGCGCGGGAACTCGGCGACGAACCCGAGGTGCTGGGCCGCTATCGCGGCGCGGATCTGCTGGGCCAGCGCTACCTGCCGCCGTTCGCCTATTTCATGGACTCGCCCAAGGCTTTTCGGGTGCTGGCCGGCGACTTCGTCACCACCGAGGACGGCACCGGGATCGTGCACCTGGCACCGGCCTACGGCGAGGACGACATGGCGGTCGCCGACGAGGTGGGCATCGCGGCGGTGACCCCGGTCGATTCCAACGGACGCTTCGACGCCACCGTGCCCGACTACCAGGGCCAGCACGTCTTCGACGCCAACGCGCACATCATCCGCGACCTGAAAAACGGCACCGGCCCCGCCGCCGCCAACGGCGCGGTGCTGCTGCGCCACGACACCTACGAGCACCCCTACCCGCACTGCTGGCGCTGCCGCAACCCGCTGATCTACCGGGCGGTGTCGTCGTGGTTTGTCAAGGTCACCGAATTCCGGGACCGCATGGTTGAACTCAACCAGCAGATCACCTGGTATCCCGAACACGTCAAGGACGGCCAGTTCGGCAACTGGCTGCAAGGCGCGCGTGACTGGTCGATCTCGCGAAACCGTTACTGGGGCACCCCGATTCCGGTGTGGGTCTCCGACGACCCGGCCTACCGGCGGATCGACGTCTACGGCAGCCTCGACGAGTTGGAGCGCGACTTCGGTGTGCGCCCGGACAATCTGCACCGGCCCTACATCGACGAGCTCGTCCGGCCCAATCCCGACGACCCCAGCGGGCGGTCGACGATGCGGCGCATCCCCGATGTGTTCGACGTATGGTTCGACTCGGGGTCGATGCCCTACGCGCAAGTGCATTATCCGTTCGAGAACCGCGCCTGGTTCGAAACCCACTATCCCGGCGACTTCATCGTCGAGTACATCGGGCAGACCCGCGGCTGGTTCTACACGCTGCACGTGCTAGCCACGGCGCTGTTCGACCGCCCTGCATTCAAAACCTGTGTGGCCCACGGGATTGTGTTGGGCTACGACGGCCAAAAAATGAGCAAGTCGTTGCGTAATTATCCCGACGTCAACGAGGTGTTCGACCGTGACGGGTCCGATGCGATGCGGTGGTTTTTGATGTCGTCGCCGATCCTGCGCGGCGGCAACCTCATCGTGACCGAACCGGGCATCCGCGAGGGCGTGCGTCAGGTGATGCTGCCGTTCTGGAACGCCTACAGCTTCCTGGCCTTATACGCACCGAAAGTCGGGAACTGGCGCACCGATTCGTCGCATGTATTGGACCGCTACATCCTGGCCAAGCTGGCCGCGCTACGTGACTACCTGACCGAGGCGATGGATGTCTACGACATCGCCGGTGCCTGCGAACAGCTGCGCCAATTCACCGAGGCGTTGACGAATTGGTATGTGCGGCGCTCCCGACAGCGGTTCTGGGATGAAGACGCCGACGCCATCGACACGTTGCACACCGTGCTGGAGGTCACCGCCCGGCTGGCCGCTCCGCTGCTGCCGCTGACCACCGAGGTGATCTGGCGCGGTATCACCGGCGAGCGTTCGGTGCATCTGACCGACTGGCCCTCGGCCGACGCGCTGCCCGCCGACGCCGAGCTGGTCGCTACCATGGACCAAGTCCGCGAGGTGTGCTCGGCGGCGTCGTCGCTGCGCAAGGCCAAAAAGCTGCGAGTGCGGCTGCCGTTGCCGAAACTGACTGTGGCAGTGCCAGATCCGCAGCGGCTGGAACCGTTCAGCGGACTGATCGCCGACGAGCTCAACGTCAAGCAGGTCGAGCTGACCGACGCCGTCGACACCTATGGGCGCTTCGAACTCACCGTCAACGCGCGGGTGGCCGGGCCGCGGCTGGGCAAGCAGGTGCAGGCCGCCATCAAGGCCGTCAAGGCCGGTGAGGGCGTCGTCAACCCCGACGGCACCCTCACCGCGGGCCCGGCCGTGCTGCAACCCGACGAATACAGCTCACGGCTGGTGGCCACCGACCCCGAATTCACCGCTGCGCTGCCCGACGGCGCCGGGCTGGTGGTGCTGGACGCCGCGGTGACACCCGAATTGGAAGCCGAAGGCTGGGCCAAAGACCGCATCCGTGAACTGCAAGAGTTGCGCAAGTCGACCGGTCTCGACGTGTCCGACCGGATCAGCGTGGTGATGTCGGTACCGGCCGAACGCGCCGACTGGGCTCGCACCCATCGCGAGCTGATCGCCCGCGAAATCCTGGCGACCAGTTTCGAATTCGGCGAGCCGCCCGACGGTGTGGAAATCGGTGACGGCGTCCGGGTCGCGATCTCTAAACTCTGA
- the lspA gene encoding signal peptidase II: MPEEPTRSAEPVTAGDSDAAAPPRRLRLLLSVAAVVLVLDIVTKVLAVELLTPGQPVSIIGDTVTWTLVRNSGAAFSMATGYTWLLTVIATGVVVGIFWMGRRLVSPWWAIGLGMILGGATGNLVDRFFRSPGPLRGHVVDFLSIGWWPVFNVADPSVVGGAILLVALSVFGYDFDTVGRRKREVSRAPREADQP; encoded by the coding sequence GTGCCCGAGGAACCAACGCGGTCGGCTGAGCCGGTGACGGCGGGAGACTCTGACGCCGCCGCGCCGCCGCGGCGGCTGCGCCTGCTGCTGTCGGTGGCCGCGGTGGTGCTGGTACTCGACATCGTCACCAAGGTGCTCGCTGTCGAACTGCTGACCCCCGGACAGCCGGTGTCGATCATCGGCGACACCGTCACCTGGACGTTGGTGCGCAATTCCGGGGCGGCGTTCTCGATGGCGACGGGATACACCTGGCTGTTGACGGTGATCGCGACCGGTGTCGTGGTCGGCATCTTCTGGATGGGGCGACGGCTGGTGTCGCCGTGGTGGGCCATCGGCCTGGGCATGATTCTGGGCGGGGCGACGGGCAACCTGGTCGACCGGTTCTTCCGGTCCCCCGGACCGCTGCGCGGTCATGTCGTGGATTTCCTGTCGATCGGCTGGTGGCCGGTGTTCAACGTCGCCGACCCGTCGGTGGTGGGCGGGGCGATCTTGCTGGTCGCGCTGTCGGTGTTCGGCTATGACTTCGACACTGTGGGCAGGCGCAAGCGCGAGGTTTCCCGGGCACCGCGTGAGGCCGACCAACCCTGA